The window CCGGAGGCATGTCCCAGGCACGGGCGCAGGCCTGGCCCGGCCTTGGGGCTGGCGGGCTAATCCAGGCGCGCCGAGGCGATGTTGTCGCGAAACCAGCGATAGGTCTGGGCGAGGCCTTCGGCCAGGCCGTGGCGCGGCTGCCAGCCGAGGGCGGTCAGGCGGCTGACGTCCAGGACTTTTCGGGGCGTGCCGTCGGGCTTGGAGGTATCGAAGGTGATGGTGCCGGCAAAGCCGGTCACCTGGGCCATGCGCGCGGCCAATTCGCGGATGGAGACTTCCTGGCCGGTGCCGATATTGATGATTTCCTCGTCGTCGTAGCGGTCGAAGCAGGTGAGGGCGGCGGCGGCCATGTCGTCGACGTGGAGGAATTCGCGCAGGGCGTTTCCGGTGCCCCAGACGACGACGCTGTCCCGGCCGGCCAGGCGCGCCTCGTGGAAGCGGCGCATGAGCGCCGGGATGACGTGGGAGTTGACGGGGGTGAAATTGTCGCCCGGGCCGTAGAGGTTGGTCGGCATGAGGCTTATGGCCGGAAAGCCGTACTGGCGGCGGTAGGCCTGGCACATCTTGATGCCGGCGATCTTGGCGATGGCGTACCACTGGTTGGTGGGTTCCAGGGGGCCGGCCAGGAGCTGGTCCTCGCGCATGGGCTGGCTGGCCAGGCGGGGATAGATGCAGGAGGAACCCAGAAAGACCAGCTTTTCCACGCCGGTCTTGTAGGCGGCGTCGATGACGTTGGTCTGGATGAGCAGGTTGTCGCGGATGAAATCGGCCGGATAGGTGTCGTTGGCGTGGATGCCGCCGACCTTGGCCGCGGCCAGGAACACGGCGGCGGGACGCTCGGTTTCGAAAAAGGCGCGCACGGCGGCCTGGTCGGTCAGGTCGAGCTCGCGATGGGTGCGCGTGACGAGCCGGGCGCCGCGCCGGGCCAGGGCCCGGGCGATGGCCGCCCCGACGAGGCCACGATGGCCGGCGACATAGATGGGTTTCTGGGCGCTGACGGCTTCGTCGATGTTCATGGTCGGGTGGTGTAGCAGTCCTCGGCCTGGCTGCCTAGTCCCGGATCGTGCCGGCCATGTCCGCCAGGGAGGCGCCCAGGGCGGATATGGCGGTGGTGACCGCCTGGAAATCGCCGGTTTGGGCCTGGTCCTGGATGGCCTGGGCCGCCTGGGCCAGTTCGGGCAGGCCGAGGTTGAGCAGGTTGCCCTTGAGGCCGTGGGCCGCTTCGGCGCAGGTTTTCCCGTCCCGGGCGCCGGCGGCCGCCGCCAGCCGCGCCAGGGACTCGCCCAGCACGGCGGCGGCCACGCCAAGGGCCTGTTCGGCTTCGACGGCGGAAAGCAGTTGCTTGCGACGCAGGAAGTCCTGCGCCCGACGCCGGGCCTCAGCCGGGTTCATGCCCGCTCGATCCGGCCGCCCCCACCAGGCCGACCAGCACATTTTCCAGATCGTTGATGCGGTAGGGCTTGGCGAAAAAGGCGGTCATGCCGGCCTGGCGGCAGCGGGCGGCGTCATCGGCCGAGGCCTGGGCGGTCAGGGCCACGATGGGCGTGTCGACGCCGGCCCGGCGCGCCCGGCGGGCCACTTCCAGCCCGTCGAGGCCAGGCATGCGCAGGTCCATGAAGACCACGTCGTAGGGGGTGTCGGCCTCCTGGGCGCTCAGGAGCATCTCCAGGGCCTTGCGACCGTCGGCGGCGAAGGCCTGGCGGGAGACGCCCAATTTTTCCAGGATCTTCTGGAGCAGGAACCGGTTGAACGGGTTGTCCTCGGCCACCAGCACCCGCAGGCTCCCGAAGTCGGCCGCCGGCGACAGGGGCGGCCGGGGCCGGACGGCGGCGGGGGTGGCGTCGGGCTCGCGCAGGCGCAGGGTGAAGGAAAAGGTGCTGCCCTGGCCCGGACGGCTGTCCAGTTCCAGCCCGGCGCCGCCGAGCAGCCGCACCAGCCGGTCGGAGATGGACAGGCCAAGCCCGGTGCCGCCGTGTTCGCGGGCCACGTCCTCGCCGGCCTGGACGAAGGGCTCGAAGATGCGCTGGCGCATG of the Solidesulfovibrio sp. genome contains:
- a CDS encoding GDP-L-fucose synthase, translated to MNIDEAVSAQKPIYVAGHRGLVGAAIARALARRGARLVTRTHRELDLTDQAAVRAFFETERPAAVFLAAAKVGGIHANDTYPADFIRDNLLIQTNVIDAAYKTGVEKLVFLGSSCIYPRLASQPMREDQLLAGPLEPTNQWYAIAKIAGIKMCQAYRRQYGFPAISLMPTNLYGPGDNFTPVNSHVIPALMRRFHEARLAGRDSVVVWGTGNALREFLHVDDMAAAALTCFDRYDDEEIINIGTGQEVSIRELAARMAQVTGFAGTITFDTSKPDGTPRKVLDVSRLTALGWQPRHGLAEGLAQTYRWFRDNIASARLD
- a CDS encoding Hpt domain-containing protein, which produces MNPAEARRRAQDFLRRKQLLSAVEAEQALGVAAAVLGESLARLAAAAGARDGKTCAEAAHGLKGNLLNLGLPELAQAAQAIQDQAQTGDFQAVTTAISALGASLADMAGTIRD